GGCCCGACCCTCCAGGGCCAGGATGCCCCGGGAGTAGGGATCCGGGGGGCAGGCGAACCGGGAGAAGAGGGGGAGGGTGGCGGTCTGTCGCATCCGCCGCAGCAGCTTCCGTCCCTGCCCGTTGGCCCCCAGCACGGAGATCCAGGAGGGCCCCAGTCTTTGGGTGGCCCGATTGAACCAGTGGTCGTGCCGAAGGAGCAGGTGGACGCAGAGCCTCTGGATGCGGGAGCGAGGGTAGCGCCGGCTCACGGTCCTCTGGAGGAACTGTTCGTAGTCCCGGGTTTCCCGGGCTTCCTTGAGGAGCTTGTGCTCCAGCCCCTCGGCCATCTCGGCGCTCTCCCGCAGCTCTTCGGGGGTGCTTCGGTCCAGGATGTGGCGCAACAGGGCCCACCAGAGGGGTAGAGGGCCTCCACAGACCCGCCCTCGGTCCGCTTCCCGGACAAGCAACGCCCCGGACCGGGGAGGCAGCCCCTCCAAAGCCTGGGCTCGGTCTCCCCGAAGCCAGTGGGCGCGGATCGCCGTGGCGCTGGGCAGGCCTTCCGTAAAGGATGGGTCGTGGTAGGCCGCTCCTTTGCGAGGGACCGCAAGGAAACGGAATGGATAGCCCTTCCGTCGGGCATGGAGGCGGTAGGCCAGGGCCAGGTTGTTGTTGGGGCGACGAAGTCGTGCCGCAGCCCCGGGGATCCATTCCTCCAGCGCCAGGCTTCGGGCCTCTACGAAGGAATGCCCTTCCTCCAGATGCCTCCTCAGGGATTGCTTGAATCCGGGAGGTTCGTGCATTAGAATACCCACGATTGTGTCCATGGAATCCTCTCCGTCGTCTTCCACGCCGAAGGAAAGGTGTGTCACCAGTCCGGTTCCCCACAGGACATCCAAGGCTCCTGCGGCGAAGATTCCCGCCTGGTGGCAAGAGAAGGCCGTGGGAAGCCCCAGGACCAAGTCGACCCCCTCGGAAAGGGCCATTTCCGCTCGGGTCCACTTGTCCAAGAAGGCTGGTTCGCCCCGCTGGACGAAGTGGGAAGACAGCACGGCGACCACCGCCGCGCCGGGCAGGCGGGCCTTCGTGGCCTTCAGGTGGTGGGCGTGGCCCAGGTGGAAAGGGTTGTACTCCGCGACGATCCCCACCACGGGGTTCTCCATGGACGGTCACCTCGCACCGAAGGATGTGGTTTCACACCATAGGGGCCCGATGGGGGCCGGTCAAGCTGAGGGAGGCTGGTGGAGACGTGAAGATCCTGGTTCTGAACTGCGGCAGTTCGTCCTTGAAATACCAGCTCATGAACATGCAGGACGAGTCCGTGTTGGCCAAGGGGTTGGTGGAGCGCATCGGCATCGCCGGTTCGCGGATCAAGCATGTCCGCACGGGGTTGGATGCGGTGGTACGGGACACGGACATCCCGAACCATAAGGTGGCCATCAAGCTGGTCCTGGAGGCCCTCCTGGATCCGAACCACGGTGCGTTGAGGGATCTCTCGGAGCTTTCCGCGGCGGGGCACCGGGTGGTGCACGGCGGGGAACTCTTCACCACCTCTGTGCGGATCGACGCGGACGTCATCAAGGGCATCGAGGAGGTCATCCACCTGGCGCCCCTGCACAACCCCGCGAACCTCCAGGGGATCCGGGCCATGATGGACGCCCTCCCGGACCTGCCCAGCGTGGCGGTCTTCGACACGGCCTTCCACCAGACCATGCCTCCTCGGGCTTTCGTTTATGGGATTCCCTACCACTACTATGAAAAAGACCGGGTGCGTCGCTACGGCTTCCACGGCACCAGCCACTTCTACGTGGCCCACCGGGCGGCGGAGATCTTGGGTCGCCCCGTGGGGGAACTGAAGATCGTCACCTGCCATTTGGGCAACGGCAGCTCCGTCACCGCCGTGAACGGGGGCAAGTGCGTGGACACCAGCATGGGCCTGGGAACCGCGGAGGGAGTTCTGATGGGAACCCGAAGCGGTAACGTGGATCCCTCGGTGATGCTTTTCCTCATGGAGCAGGAGAACGACCCCAAGGTGGTCAGCCACATCGTCCACAAGGAGAGCGGCCTTCAGGGCATCTCCGGCTTCTCCAGCGACCTCCGGGACATCGAGGAGGAGGCGGAGAAGGGCAACGAGCGGGCTCAGCTGGCCTTCGACATGCTCTGCTACGGCATCCGCAAGTACATCGGGTCCTACGCCGCCGCCATGGGCGGCCTGGATGCGGTGGTCTTCACCGCCGGGATCGGGGAGAACAGTTCCCTGTTGCGGGAGAAGGTCTCCGAGGGCCTGGGTTTCCTGGGGGCCCACTTCGACCCCTCCCGGAACCAGGTGCGGGGCAAGGAGGCGGAAATCAGCGCCCCCGGTTCCAAGGTGAAGATCCTGGTGGTGCCCACCAACGAGGAACTGGTCATCGCCCGGGACACCCGGGACCTGGTGGGAAAGCGCTGAAGGAGAAGGCGAAGCCTTGATCGGTCTCCCCTGGCCTTCTTCCTGGGAAGCCCTTCGGATCGACGTTCCCGCTCTGAAAGCGGACGGGGAGCCCCTGGAGGACGCTTTCTCCCTCCCAGTCCCCCTCCTGTCCCATTGGGGACTGGACTACCGTTTCCCCCAACCCGTGGCGTTTCGGGTCCGGGCCTCCCGGCAGGGGGAGAGGATTCTGGTGGAGGTGGGCATGAAGGGGGTTCTCGTGGTACCCTGCTCCCGATGCCTTGCCCCAGCCTCCGCCTCCATGGAGGGGGAGGGGGAGTTCGCCTTTCGCCTGGGTCCGGAGGGGCGTCAGGAAAGTGAGGACGAAGACGGCGAGGACGCTCCGCAGGAGGATGTGCAGGAGCTGGATGCCTGGGCGGATCGGGTGGAGCTGGCGCCTCTGTTCTGGGAGGTTCTGGTGACCGCGCTCCCTTCGGGAGTGCTCTGCAAAGAGGATTGTCGGGGGCTCTGCCCGCATTGTGGCGCGGACCGGAACGTTCAGTCCTGCCAGTGTGAGGAGGGTTCCGTGGATCCAAGGCTGGAAGCGCTTCGGCGGGCCTTGGACGCAGACGAGGAATTCCAGCGAAGGGAGGGAAAATGAATGGCCACACCGAAACGGCGTGTATCCCACGCCCGGACCCACAACCGCAAGGCTCACTGGCTGGGCGCCCTGGAGGCTCCTGCCATGACCACGTGCAGCCACTGCGGGGAGACGATCCAGACCTATCGGGCCTGCCCGGCTTGCGGTTACTACCGGGGGCGGCAGGTCCTTGCGGGAAAGGAAGAGGCTTCCGCGAAGAAGGATCAGGGCGCGAACTGAGCGACCTGCCTGACTGAAGGGGGGATCGGGGCGACCCGGTCCCCCCTTTTTTGCTCTCTTGACGAAGCCCCGCGGGCTTTTTATACTCCCCATGTGTTCGGAACAGTTCTTAGTACCAGATCACAAGGGAGTGGGCCCCGACGCGATCGGACCGCAAGAAGCTTCGCCACCAAAAGCTGCGACAGTTGATCGACACGAATCCGCTCCTCCCGGACGAAGAGCTGGCGGAGCGGCTTCGCGTCAGCGTGAGCACCGTGCGCCTGGATCGAGCGGTCCTGGGGGTGCCGGAGCTTCGGGAGCGCATGCGGGCCATGGCGGAGGCGGCAGGGAGCCGCCTGACCTCCCTCCGACAGGAGGAAGTGGTGGGGGAGCTTCTGGAACTGGAACCCAACCAGTGGGCCCTCTCCATCTCTGGATACCACGCGGGACATGGCGTTTCGCCATACCGACCGAGTGTGGGACCATTTCCTCTATGCCCAGGCCACCACCCTGGCCATGGCCACCATCGCCGCGGAAATGGTGGTGACCGGTGCGGCCCGTCTGCGATACCGCAGCCCCGCCCTGGTGGGGGAGCGCTTGGTGGCCCGGTCCAAGGTGGGGATCCACAAGGGGAACAAGTATGTGGTGAGCGTCCGCACCCGGGTTCAGGAGCGGGAAGTCTTCGTGGGCCGGTTCATCGTGGTGGCCATCGAAGGGGTTTCTTCTTCAAACGAGAGTCTTTAGGGGGATTACAAGGAATGCTTCTCGCTCTGGATGCCATGGGAG
The sequence above is drawn from the Aminomonas paucivorans DSM 12260 genome and encodes:
- a CDS encoding YceD family protein, whose protein sequence is MIGLPWPSSWEALRIDVPALKADGEPLEDAFSLPVPLLSHWGLDYRFPQPVAFRVRASRQGERILVEVGMKGVLVVPCSRCLAPASASMEGEGEFAFRLGPEGRQESEDEDGEDAPQEDVQELDAWADRVELAPLFWEVLVTALPSGVLCKEDCRGLCPHCGADRNVQSCQCEEGSVDPRLEALRRALDADEEFQRREGK
- a CDS encoding acetate/propionate family kinase translates to MKILVLNCGSSSLKYQLMNMQDESVLAKGLVERIGIAGSRIKHVRTGLDAVVRDTDIPNHKVAIKLVLEALLDPNHGALRDLSELSAAGHRVVHGGELFTTSVRIDADVIKGIEEVIHLAPLHNPANLQGIRAMMDALPDLPSVAVFDTAFHQTMPPRAFVYGIPYHYYEKDRVRRYGFHGTSHFYVAHRAAEILGRPVGELKIVTCHLGNGSSVTAVNGGKCVDTSMGLGTAEGVLMGTRSGNVDPSVMLFLMEQENDPKVVSHIVHKESGLQGISGFSSDLRDIEEEAEKGNERAQLAFDMLCYGIRKYIGSYAAAMGGLDAVVFTAGIGENSSLLREKVSEGLGFLGAHFDPSRNQVRGKEAEISAPGSKVKILVVPTNEELVIARDTRDLVGKR
- a CDS encoding tRNA(Met) cytidine acetate ligase → MENPVVGIVAEYNPFHLGHAHHLKATKARLPGAAVVAVLSSHFVQRGEPAFLDKWTRAEMALSEGVDLVLGLPTAFSCHQAGIFAAGALDVLWGTGLVTHLSFGVEDDGEDSMDTIVGILMHEPPGFKQSLRRHLEEGHSFVEARSLALEEWIPGAAARLRRPNNNLALAYRLHARRKGYPFRFLAVPRKGAAYHDPSFTEGLPSATAIRAHWLRGDRAQALEGLPPRSGALLVREADRGRVCGGPLPLWWALLRHILDRSTPEELRESAEMAEGLEHKLLKEARETRDYEQFLQRTVSRRYPRSRIQRLCVHLLLRHDHWFNRATQRLGPSWISVLGANGQGRKLLRRMRQTATLPLFSRFACPPDPYSRGILALEGRASRLWESLVPGGDPEREPRSRPLMTGP
- the rpmF gene encoding 50S ribosomal protein L32, with the translated sequence MATPKRRVSHARTHNRKAHWLGALEAPAMTTCSHCGETIQTYRACPACGYYRGRQVLAGKEEASAKKDQGAN